In a genomic window of Paramecium tetraurelia macronuclear, complete genome:
- a CDS encoding Oxidoreductase: MNILFKPLKMGDMLLPNRICMAALTRQRCDINDLIPNDLMVKYYTLRAEAGFMLTECVPISERSLAFPGQPGIYTKEQTLGWKKVVDSVHAKGGRIIAQVWHSGRACHSSFQNGLQVWAPSAITPRSKVRRSQFFHEVPHEMTIDDIKLVIQQFKQAAINCKEAGFDGVQLHCGTGYLIDQFLRDSANKRNDEYGGSIQNRSKFCLEVIDEIIKIYGNGRVGVKISPVARVNDMCDSDPLSLFSYLIKEFDARQLAFIELRDDNDIANYSNYGYPGSKEQIPDLFQAFKPLFKGVLIGNMGYTPETAIKNIEENRFDAVTFGKLFISNPDLVTRIQKNYELNYKWDESTFYTKGEKGYLDYPLYEEVQQ, translated from the coding sequence GGAGATATGCTTCTACCTAACAGAATTTGTATGGCTGCTCTTACAAGGTAAAGATGTGATATCAACGACTTAATCCCAAATGATTTAATGGTTAAGTACTACACTTTAAGAGCAGAAGCTGGATTCATGCTAACTGAATGTGTTCCGATTTCCGAAAGAAGTTTAGCATTTCCAGGATAACCAGGAATATATACAAAGGAATAAACTTTAGGATGGAAAAAGGTTGTCGATAGTGTACATGCAAAAGGAGGGAGAATTATTGCATAGGTTTGGCATTCAGGAAGAGCCTGtcattcatcattttaaaatggaTTACAAGTTTGGGCTCCTTCAGCTATTACCCCAAGAAGTAAAGTAAGAAGATCACAATTTTTCCATGAAGTCCCTCATGAAATGACCATAGATGACATTAAATTAGtcatttaacaatttaaataagctGCTATTAATTGCAAAGAAGCAGGATTTGATGGAGTCTAATTACATTGTGGCACAGGGTACCTGATAGATCAATTTCTCAGGGATAGTGCCAACAAAAGGAATGATGAATATGGTGGGAGTATCTAAAATAGAAGCAAATTTTGCTTAGAAGtcattgatgaaattattaagatctATGGAAATGGCAGAGTTGGAGTCAAGATTTCTCCTGTTGCTAGAGTGAATGACATGTGTGATTCGGATCCACTATCACTATTTTCTTACTTGATCAAGGAGTTCGATGCAAGATAATTGGCCTTTATTGAATTACGGGATGATAATGATATTGCTAATTACTCTAATTATGGATACCCTGGGAGCAAGGAACAAATACCAGACTTATTTCAAGCCTTTAAACCCTTATTTAAGGGCGTGTTGATAGGCAATATGGGCTATACTCCTGAAACAGCCATTAAAAATATCGAAGAAAACAGGTTTGATGCTGTCACTTTTGGAAAGTTATTTATATCTAATCCAGATCTGGTAACTAGAATTCAAAAGAACTATGAGTTAAATTACAAATGGGATGAAAGCACGTTTTATACCAAAGGAGAAAAAGGCTATCTAGATTATCCTTTATATGAAGaagtttaataatga
- the VATA1 gene encoding Vacuolar proton ATPase subunit a encodes MIRSEGMSLYQLLIPRESSYDVMSELGQIDSVMIIDHQQHLLSKPFINQVQRCDEILNKVEYLLDQLNQIGQTIDHVYDFKLMLQEFDRVLSLKQIQKHTFINQIEEYITGKYQQVQQQIDTLSRLKSKLQNTREAKQAMIYARDWLGGAYFHSKSSTALDFDEQMIKSYHQHGGMMPSQKFTHFVGVMNSKDYQIFQRTVFRITKGNFMVNQTLLSVSRSCFLLIFPTFSLQSETWRKIKKLCDVLKVDHISLPLTEEQWDQRYCDYDKDIAEIENMNKLTHQLLQSILKPLLEDENTQPSLLFIRFFLVRERTLYENLNKVKMQQSIFLANLWVRTSEIQLLENILQTIKQKNPHIPAPQIKINEIVNQQPPTYFQTNQFNKLFQLITETYGIPDYKEINPSMFSIITFPFLFGVMFGDIGHGAAILIFGILLSMNKVFSPRSEQKKLREQRIQLGLQIKRQVNSKDFNDEDLNDFNLTQIIFDLRYMLLLCGAFSLYTGFIYNEYFGLSLNIFGSCMNIQDCTYPFGLDPQYEDLSFRNSYKMKLAIIIGFSQMLLGILCSGFNYLYFKKWINLFILFPARLLFFTLFIGYMVMLIIIKWSTFYADTSQAPSIITTLVDMWMHDGQVTLKTFESADYQSQLQKLILVICILCLPFLLFAPIIADSIAMIKQKKKESARFEMIPQNINSNLSNDDFVSKQSQHQSYIDIIVEHLIETLEFVLGCISNTASYLRLWALSLAHSELAKVLFDLTLKEPIANADLLASLLGMPAFLLSTFGILLCMDSMECFLHALRLHWVEFQSKFYKGNGYNFEIFSYRKEMKKYQDKMKT; translated from the exons ATGATTAGATCTGAAGGTATGAGTCTTTATTAGTTGTTGATTCCCAGAGAATCATCCTATGATGTTATGAGTGAATTGGGTCAAATTGATAGTGTGATGATAATCGACCATTAATAGCATTTATTATCTAAGccatttatcaattaagtCCAAAG ATGCGATGAAATATTGAACAAAGTAGAGTATCTACtcgattaattaaatcagatAGGTTAAACAATAGATCATGTTTATGATTTCAAACTAATGCTATAGGAATTTGAT AGAGTCCTATCattaaagtaaattcaaaaacatacatttataaattagattgaagAATACATAACtggaaaatattaataagttcaataataaattgatactCTATCTAGattgaaatctaaattataaaatactaGAGAGGCTAAGTAGGCAATGATTTATGCAAGGGATTGGTTGGGAGGAGCTTACTTCCATAGCAAATCAAGTACTGCTTTAGactttgatgaataaatgaTCAAATCCTATCATTAACATGGTGGTATGATGCCTTCTTAGAAGTTTACTCATTTTGTTGGAGTCATGAACTCAaaagattatcaaatattccAAAGAACTGTGTTTCGGATAACTAAGGGGAACTTTATGGTCAATTAGACTCTGCTGTCTGTTTCAAGAAGCtgttttttattgatatttccTACTTTTTCATTGTAATCAGAGACCTGGAGAAAGATTAAGAAACTGTGTGATGTGTTGAAAGTAGACCATATTTCATTACCATTGACAGAAGAATAATGGGACTAAAGATATTGCGATTACGATAAGGATATAGCTGAGATAGAAAACATGAATAAATTGACtcattaattattgcaaTCCATTCTAAAGCCCTTATTGGAGGATGAAAATACCTAGCCATCATTACTCTTTATACGATTCTTTTTAGTAAGGGAAAGAACACTATATGAAAATCTGAATAAAGTGAAAATGTAATAAAGCATCTTTTTGGCCAACCTATGGGTTAGAACAAgtgaaatttaattgttggaGAATATActttaaactattaaatagaagaatCCTCATATACCTGCTCcgtaaattaaaataaatgagattGTCAATTAGCAGCCACCAACctatttttaaactaatcaatttaacaaattattttaattgatcacTGAGACATATGGAATTCCTGATTATAAGGAAATAAATCCATCAATGTTTTCCATAATTACCTTTCCATTTCTATTTGGAGTCATGTTTGGAGATATTGGTCATGGGGCTGCCATTTTGATATTTGGAATACTGCTTTCAATGAATAAAGTGTTTTCACCCAGATCAGAGTAAAAGAAACTTAGAgaataaagaattcaattagGATTGCAAATAAAGAGATAAGTAAACTCAAAAGATTTCAATGATGAAGATCtcaatgattttaatttaacttagaTTATTTTCGATTTGAGATATATGTTGTTACTTTGTGGAGCATTTTCTCTTTATACTGGTTTCATTTACAATGAATACTTTGGactttctttaaatatatttggatCATGCATGAATATATAAGATTGCACATACCCTTTTGGCCTTGATCCATAGTATGAAGATCTAAGCTTTAgaaattcatataaaatgaaattggcAATAATAATTGGGTTTAGTCAAATGTTATTAGGAATACTATGTTCTGGGTTTAATTActtgtattttaaaaaatggataaatCTTTTCATACTCTTCCCAGCACGACTCCTATTTTTCACTTTATTTATTGGTTACATGGtaatgttaataataataaaatggtCTACATTTTATGCAGATACATCATAAGCACCTAGTATAATTACAACATTAGTTGATATGTGGATGCATGATGGATAAGTCACTTTAAAGACTTTCGAATCAGCAGATTATCAAAGTTAAttgcaaaaattaatattagttaTTTGCATATTGTGTTTACCCTTCCTTTTATTTGCTCCCATAATTGCTGATTCAATAGCAAtgataaaacaaaaaaagaaagaatctGCAAGATTTGAAATGATTCCTTAGAACATCAATAGcaatttatcaaatgatGATTTCGTCTCTAAATAATCATAACATCAATCTTATATAGATATAATTGTTGAACATCTAATAGAAACTCTAGAATTCGTGCTCGGATGCATCAGTAATACTGCTAGTTACCTGAGATTATGGGCTTTATCTTTGGCTCATTCTGAATTAGCTAAAGTCCTATTTGATTTAACATTGAAAGAGCCGATTGCAAATGCTGATTTATTAGCATCTTTGCTTGGAATGCCTGCTTTCCTATTGTCTACTTTCGGGATTCTATTATGCATGGATTCTATGGAATGTTTTTTACATGCTCTAAGATTACATTGGGTGGAATTTTAGAGTAAGTTTTATAAAGGCAATggatataattttgaaatattttcttatagaAAAGAgatgaagaaatattaagataaaatgaaaacttGA